The sequence below is a genomic window from Haloferax mediterranei ATCC 33500.
ATCGGCTCTCGTTCCGCGAGAAGCACGCTCCGAGGGGCTTGTGCTGCGAGCGTCACGTCGCGCGTAAGGAGCACGCGCCCCTCGTCTTTTGTCCGTTCGAGCAGTTGTTCGTCGCCGGGGTCCGAGCCGTCGTCGGTGAGAGCGTAGGCAGCGTCGTACCCGCACATCCGCAGGTAAGTGGCGAGTTTTCCGAGCATCACGTCCAGAAGGAGGGCAGTCACGCCCGGGCTGGGCTGGTCGATGCCCGAGGCGACCGTTCCGGGGTGGTCCGAACCAACGTCGTCAGTCAATGGAGAAAGTCCGTGAGCGCTTCGACCGACCACGTGTTCAACACGTCCGCGGTCTCGACCCACCCGCGACGTGCCGTGTGGACGCCGTAGCGGGCGTAGTCGAGCTCAGTCGGTCGGTGGGCGTCGGTGTTGATAGCGACTGTTGCGCCCGCCTCGACAGCGATTCGGAGTGCTTCCCCGTTCAAGTCGAGTCGGTACGGACTGGCGTTGAGTTCGAGCGCAACGCCGTTCTCGACGGCGGCCGAAGCGATTCGTTCGTAGTCGAGCGGGAGGCCGGGTCGTTGGTTGATGAGCCGACCTGTTGGATGGCCGAGGATGTCCACGGCGGGGTGTTCCATCGCGCGGACGAGTCGGTCGGTTGCCGTCTCGCGGTCCTGGTCGAGGGCGCTGTGGGGTGAGGCGACGACGACGTCGAGTTGGTCGAGTACGTCGTCGTCGACAGAGAGAGCGCCTTCGGCGTCGATATTCGCCTCGACGCCGGTGAACACGGTAATATCGGTGTCCTCGGCGACAGCGCGAACCTCGTCTATCTGTTCGAGCAGTTCGTCGTCCTCGACGCCGACGCCGCCGACCATACCGGGACCGGTGGCGTGGTCGGAAACGACGTGAAAGTCGTAGCCGCGTTCTTCGGCCGCGGCGACCATCTCCGCGATGGTGTTGTCGCCGTCCGACCAGTTCGTGTGCGTGTGCAGGTCGCCGCGAATCTCGCCTTCTTGGATGAGGTCGGGAAGCGAGCCGTCGGCGGCCAGTTCTATCTCGCCGGTGTCTTCGCGCATCTCCGGCGGAATGAGCGGGAGGTCCAGCGCGCCGTACATCGACTCCTCGGTCTCTCCGGCGACGCGCTCGCCGACACGGGGGCCGCCCTCCGGGTCGTCAACGTCGGCGATGTCGAACATCCCGTACTCGTTCATCTTGAGGCCGCGGTCGATGGCAATGTTGCGGAGGTGGACGTTGTGGTCCTTGCTGCCCGTGAAGTACTGGAGCGCCGCGCCGTACTCCGAGGGGTCGACGACGCGGAGGTCGACTCGCATCGCGTTCACTCGGGCGCTCGCCTTCTGTTCGCCCGCTTCGATGGTGTCGCCGACGAGGTCCCAATCGAGGAAGTGCTCGATAACCGCCTCGGCGTCGTCGCTGGCGATGAGCACGTCGATGTCGCCGACCGTCTCGCGCCACCGCCGCATCGACCCTGCCGGTTCTGCGCTGTCGACGGCGTCGTGGTCGGCGAGGTACGAAAGCAGGTCGTCAGCGACCGGTCGCGCCTTTCCGAGCAGTTCTCGGCCGGTCGCCTCGCGGGCGAACTCGATGCCGTCGAGGATGTTCGCCTCCGTCTTCGCGCCGAAGCCTTTGACCTCCTGAATCCGCCCGTCGCGGGCGGCCGCCTCCAACTCGTCGAGGTCGGTAATACCGAGTTCCTCGTAGAGTGTGCCGACCGTCTTCGGGCCGACGCCTTCGACGCTCGTCAACCCGGCCATGTCGACGGGCAACTCATCTCTGAGGCCGTCTAACTCCTCGATGTGGTCGGTTTCGATGTACTCGACGATTTTCGAGGCGATGGCGTCGCCGACGCGGTTGATTCCCTTGACGGCATCTTCGCCTTCCGCGGCGAGTTCTTCGATTGGTTGTGGGTGTTCCCTGACGTTTTCCGCGGCGCGGCGGTAACTCGACGGTTTGTACGCCACGTCCTTCGCGTCGAGGAGGTCCGCGAACTCTTCGAGGAGCGTCGCCACCTCGTCGTTTCGGCTCATCGGCCACCTCGCTTGCTCGGGCCGTCGCCGCGGCCGAGGGCCTTCTTCAGGAAGTTCATCCAGCGCTTCTGGTCGGCCGCGTTCTGGAGTTTCGCTTCCTGTTCGAGGTCGACCGGCCGGAGTTGTTCGAGGGCGTTCAGCGCCCGGTCGATGCCGACGATTGCCTCGACGAGTTCCTCGCCTTTCTCGTAACTCACTTCGTTGTCCTCGATACGCTGGAGTCGTTCGAGGCGCTCGCGCCGGAGGTTCCGCTTCGCCTGGTCGACTCGCTCGTGCTCGCCCGGCGGGATGGTGT
It includes:
- a CDS encoding Mut7-C RNAse domain-containing protein, with the translated sequence MTDDVGSDHPGTVASGIDQPSPGVTALLLDVMLGKLATYLRMCGYDAAYALTDDGSDPGDEQLLERTKDEGRVLLTRDVTLAAQAPRSVLLAEREPIDQLRELESVGFDISLDEEPARCGVCNGPVEALGDEASVPAYAPDPSETTLWRCLDCGQVFWRGSHWYDVESRLDET
- the polX gene encoding DNA polymerase/3'-5' exonuclease PolX, giving the protein MSRNDEVATLLEEFADLLDAKDVAYKPSSYRRAAENVREHPQPIEELAAEGEDAVKGINRVGDAIASKIVEYIETDHIEELDGLRDELPVDMAGLTSVEGVGPKTVGTLYEELGITDLDELEAAARDGRIQEVKGFGAKTEANILDGIEFAREATGRELLGKARPVADDLLSYLADHDAVDSAEPAGSMRRWRETVGDIDVLIASDDAEAVIEHFLDWDLVGDTIEAGEQKASARVNAMRVDLRVVDPSEYGAALQYFTGSKDHNVHLRNIAIDRGLKMNEYGMFDIADVDDPEGGPRVGERVAGETEESMYGALDLPLIPPEMREDTGEIELAADGSLPDLIQEGEIRGDLHTHTNWSDGDNTIAEMVAAAEERGYDFHVVSDHATGPGMVGGVGVEDDELLEQIDEVRAVAEDTDITVFTGVEANIDAEGALSVDDDVLDQLDVVVASPHSALDQDRETATDRLVRAMEHPAVDILGHPTGRLINQRPGLPLDYERIASAAVENGVALELNASPYRLDLNGEALRIAVEAGATVAINTDAHRPTELDYARYGVHTARRGWVETADVLNTWSVEALTDFLH
- a CDS encoding DUF5788 family protein, with amino-acid sequence MKEFERKQLLERVNREGATVGAQIPERIDIQGEEIDLQQFVFEIKRRDTIPPGEHERVDQAKRNLRRERLERLQRIEDNEVSYEKGEELVEAIVGIDRALNALEQLRPVDLEQEAKLQNAADQKRWMNFLKKALGRGDGPSKRGGR